CCGGCGGCACCGCTGGCCGGGGCCTTCGGCCGTCCCGCGGACAGCACCGAGCAGCTCCAGCGGGCTCCTGGCGAGCGGCCCATGACCCCCGAACCGGACGAGGAGCCGGTGCTGTGGGGTTCCGACGAGCGCGACCCGTGGCGCAACCCGGCCGCGGGCGCTGTGCTCGGCCCGCCCGCCGCCTCCGCCGACCAGGACGAGGGCTCGGGGCCCACCGAGACCGGGCCGCTGCTCAGCGCCCGCGAGGTCCTCTTCGGCCGCCGGGTGCACCCCCGCGCGCTCGCGGTCCTCGGCGTGGTCGCCCTGCTCATCGGCCTCGCCGGGGGGTTCATCGGCCGGATCACCGCGGAGGAGGGCAACCCGCTGCTCAACCCGTCGGTGACGCTGGCGGAGGTGGAGACCGGCAACCCGGACCGCCCGAAGGGCACGGTGGCCTCCGTCGCCAAGCGCGTGGTGCCCGCCGTGGTCTCGGTCGAGGTGCGCGTCGGCGCGCAGGGCGGCAGCGGCTCCGGCGTGGTGATCGACGGCGACGGCTACGTGGTGACCAACAACCACGTGGTCTCGATGGCCGCCGACACCCCGAACGCGCAGGTCTCCGCGGTGTTCCACGACGGCACGCGGGCCCCGGCGCGGATCGTCGGCCGCGACGTCAAGACCGACCTCGCGGTGATCAAGGTCGAGGTCGCCAACCCGACCGTGGCGCAGCTCGGTGACTCCGACAGCCTCGCGGTCGGCGACGACGTCATCGCCATCGGCTCCCCGCTGGGCCTGGCGGGCACCGTGACCACCGGCATCGTCAGCTCGGTGCACCGCCCGATGCGGCTGGCCGGGGAGGGCACCGACACCAACGCGGTGATCGACGCGATCCAGACCGACGCCGCGATCAACCCCGGCAACTCCGGTGGCGCGCTGGTGGACGGCAACGGCGCGGTGGTCGGCATCAACAGCGCCATCCGCACCCTCGGCGCCGGCGGCATGGGCGGGTCCATCGGGCTGGGCTTCGCGATCCCGATCGACGACGTGCGGCGCATCGCCCAGGAGCTCATCCGCACCGGCCACGTGCAGCACGCCGACCTGGGGGTCAACGCCAAGTCGGTGAGCGACGGCCTGGCCGACGGCGCGCAGGT
This region of Saccharopolyspora hordei genomic DNA includes:
- a CDS encoding S1C family serine protease, which encodes MTDQPGTPAQGPDHQGRRHDGPRASQTDHDGRPAQPVHPWQGASTTARGVPATVNGSAEPPRLAPKPLHRPPVDPAQSASFRRPPGVTGSFDPNRPALPVRGIEGTAPPAAPLAGAFGRPADSTEQLQRAPGERPMTPEPDEEPVLWGSDERDPWRNPAAGAVLGPPAASADQDEGSGPTETGPLLSAREVLFGRRVHPRALAVLGVVALLIGLAGGFIGRITAEEGNPLLNPSVTLAEVETGNPDRPKGTVASVAKRVVPAVVSVEVRVGAQGGSGSGVVIDGDGYVVTNNHVVSMAADTPNAQVSAVFHDGTRAPARIVGRDVKTDLAVIKVEVANPTVAQLGDSDSLAVGDDVIAIGSPLGLAGTVTTGIVSSVHRPMRLAGEGTDTNAVIDAIQTDAAINPGNSGGALVDGNGAVVGINSAIRTLGAGGMGGSIGLGFAIPIDDVRRIAQELIRTGHVQHADLGVNAKSVSDGLADGAQVQNVQDGSAAAAAGIAEGDVIIKVGERKVGSADELVVAVDRHQVGEQVPVTVVRQGRELVLDVTLR